Below is a window of Pseudodesulfovibrio sp. JC047 DNA.
CAAAGGTATATATCGTGCCGCCAATGGCCTTTTCCCGTTCTTCGGAAATGATTGGCTGCATCTCGCCGGTGTCCACGAGGATACGCTTGTCGCCGCCTTCGATATACCAGGTATAAATGGGAATCGTGTACGGCGTTCCATACCCCTGTTGATATGTCATCATCCCCTTGTCAAACAACTTGGTTCCCATGACGATGGGATGAATCGTGTATGTACTCATGATGACAGCTCCCTTTTTTGTATTTTCTCAAAATATGAAGTCACCAGCGAATTTGTCAAGCCGCATCGGGCATTCTTGCTGCACATTTTTGCGGACCAACCCTGCTTTTCCGTTCTCCAAAGGCGTTATAGAGTGTCATTTCTCATTCTACACGTCTTGACCCCTTTACATGAAGCCGATAGGTAATTGAAATACGAGGATATACCATTTCCTCATCCATTCAACGACAAACACTGCCTTTGACGAACCATTTCAAAAGGTTGTATAATAAAGCTTCTGTGACAGCGAATATGATTTCCCAAGGAGAATAAGCATGGATGTTAAATTGGCAAAACCCTTCATAAAAGCAGCCGTTGATGTACTGTCTACCATGGCATTCATCAAGCCGGAGGTAGGCAAGCCCTACGTCAAGAAAAATAATGTCGCGGCGGGAGACGTCTCAGGCATGGTAGGCATCACCGGCGAAAAAAACGGGAGCGTTTCTCTCTCATTCTCCAAGGGATGTGCCGTCGCTATCGTCAAGAACATGCTCGGCGACGAGATTGATGATATTATGCAAGACGTCAAGGATGCGGTTGGTGAACTGACAAACATGATTTCAGGCCAGGCCCGAGCAGGACTTGCCGAACAGGGATTCGTGTTCCAAGGCTCCACGCCAACAGTTGTCATGGGGGACAATCACACCATCTCGCACATGGCGAAATCCCCTATCATGGCCATCCCCTTCACGACGAAGGACGGGGACTTCACCATTGAATTTTGCTTTGAGTAAACCGCCGACCTTGTAAGATGTGGAGAAACCATGCCAATGCTTAACAATTTCAGAGACAAGGAATTTCTGGATCAAATCACGATCCTCAACGAAATTTCGGGAAGCAAAAACCCGGACGCTCTTCCGGGACTGTTGGAACTGCTCAAGAACCCGGTGGGAGACACGTCCATTGACTATATGGTCGTCAACGCACTCAATGCAGTCTTATCCAGCAATGAAGACAAGGTCGTTCAAGGTCTGAGCGACGCTCATGACGGGTACAAGATTCTCTGTATCCGTGTCGCCGGAGAATATGCCATCAAGAAAGCCGCGCAACCGTTGGTCGCCCTGGCCGAAACCGAGACCGATCTCGACAGGCTCATGGAAATTCTGACGTCGCTTGCCCGTATCGCCGACGACACAGCCCTGCCCATATTCAGACGCTTCCTGCATCACGAAGATGCCTTCATCCAATCGTCATGCATCGAAGCCCTTGGCAAACTCGAAGATCCCGAATCCATCGAACATTTCAAGAACATGATCATCGAAAGTGAAGCCCCGGACCGTTTCGAAGTCTGCGACATCACCACGTGGAAAGCTGTTGACGCACTGGCAACGTACAACTCGGATGAAACCATCACCTTTCTGGTCGAAAAACTACACCACAAGAACCCTACTGTCAGACGAATCATCACCGATGCCCTGATCGAC
It encodes the following:
- a CDS encoding chemotaxis protein CheX; the protein is MDVKLAKPFIKAAVDVLSTMAFIKPEVGKPYVKKNNVAAGDVSGMVGITGEKNGSVSLSFSKGCAVAIVKNMLGDEIDDIMQDVKDAVGELTNMISGQARAGLAEQGFVFQGSTPTVVMGDNHTISHMAKSPIMAIPFTTKDGDFTIEFCFE